CCTGAGAGTCTGGCAAGTAATCTGAAGTCAGTATCCCTCAATGTGGTGTCCTCCTATAGTATAGTTCAAAATCTAACCACCAACTCATTTGAACATGTGTGTGTATCCGGTGATGCTGAGCTAACCAGTATCCTAACGCAGGAGATGCTACTTCGATCCACCTCTGGTCGATATACATTGTCAGATATAACAGCATCACAGGCAAATGTAAAAACAGTCTCGGGTGATGTTAAGTCCGATAATATGATAACAGATGATCTAACGATTAATACTACATCGGGAAATATTATAATGGATACTATGGATACGAAAAAACTGTACTTCAAGTCAGTCTCCGGTGATTTTTCCATATCGGGTAACATGAGAGAATTATCAGGGGACACCACCTCGGGTAAGCTGAATATAACAGATGAGATCATCCCGGAAGGATTTCGTATTAAGACAGTATCCGGAGACATATATCTGACTATGCCAGAATTCGATGATTTTAATCTATCTCATAAGACCGTATCAGGTGATTTTGAGAGTGAAATACCGGTGAGAACCAAGGATACAGAGGATGGTCAATATATGATTAAGACCACCACTGGTGATGTTACGATAGATGCATTATATTAATATATAAAGATATTAATATGTAATGAGGATGCCAATGCAATATGATTGGCATCCTTATTATATGAATTGGTTTTTATAGTAGAATCAGACATTATTTTGGTGTAGGCAATATATCTTCTTCTATTAAAAATTGATGAAAATTGTGGAATTATGTTGAAAAAGTTACCCAAATAAAGTAAGGTTTATATAGATTAATTTGGTG
The nucleotide sequence above comes from Variimorphobacter saccharofermentans. Encoded proteins:
- a CDS encoding DUF4097 family beta strand repeat-containing protein, encoding MRQYRSIQIVCWFIIAVVFLGLAIWFFMGLGTKSGFHYGGIQILHGPYEEVGRYQVDITDIDSLDVAWEAGGIKITPYDGRDIELVEYAQRDLDEDEKVVYNVQNSTLIIQYCEDSTLFIDFIPSKKLEVFLPESLASNLKSVSLNVVSSYSIVQNLTTNSFEHVCVSGDAELTSILTQEMLLRSTSGRYTLSDITASQANVKTVSGDVKSDNMITDDLTINTTSGNIIMDTMDTKKLYFKSVSGDFSISGNMRELSGDTTSGKLNITDEIIPEGFRIKTVSGDIYLTMPEFDDFNLSHKTVSGDFESEIPVRTKDTEDGQYMIKTTTGDVTIDALY